The Stomoxys calcitrans chromosome 3, idStoCalc2.1, whole genome shotgun sequence genome includes a region encoding these proteins:
- the LOC106081720 gene encoding villin-like protein quail isoform X2, producing MEISSKEMEVRPNTIADVKVDASFRRIPKNAICFHVWKIDEDRLEAEPKSQYGTFLDDCAYIIYAAAPVGSYVNQDTITREVKPSVNLERFIHFWLGEKVSEQKRSNVAHKIQELDSYFSNVAVEYRETQNNESARFLSYFKRGLTIKCGLLVTSSDPNRLYQVYGRKWLRCIEMKSIAWEHFGADYVMLLATANHFYVWIGRSSSSIERRNAIDLANKWQTDPSKITIVDDGYEQSMPDKCKNEWNTFLPLSQRAVCQNSPAIEKPICNKLKIYKCCYRNNRLHLDQLDVVIPTREDFSDSTTAYVLDGFSQGVWLWVGSQATQQDKTSAMGNGRAFVKKKKYPYSTPVIRVIEGHEPSEFIRLFPSWHSESNDMHMKPISTILGKFDSMTLCQRPKMAAETQLIDDGTGERKIYRITKDQVIEMPTTKAVYFNTHNAYVIQYTVVSWSMNPNDSESVGIKHIIYQWNGSEASADITSKAEKFAINLFESINSKSMYIQMGEYDETPHFLQMFEGKLIILLSEKDIPVIQSNNNNNTIITNGHEEKDTLILKVYGDSTYNAKAVEVYPLVSMSSKECYVVKSQHVWVWCGQSSTGDARELAKNVGALLGESSLALEGKEPKEFWRSVTNLMNQSLILNGLNQSHNSLNTSNGGSSSMGSPSPINSNGSVTGNTQYLTSPSTKTPRFQAQLFAVWTLRNKFFCEEILGYDQTDLSPECAYILDAGIISYVWLGKNVSTYEKDKYLSMAQNYLETVPIARRPTTAIGVIRQHDEPNVFKGFFDNWNTNLWNSYVNYEQTRQILSKGSPSLTNGNGVAPLNGENGKLPPSILNNQKDFDRHQKYPIAILQQEIDLLPEEINPLKREVHLTHDDFVSLFNMSFYQFDELPAWKKQELKKKHKLF from the exons ATGGAGATTTCGTCTAAAGAAATG gAGGTTCGCCCCAATACCATCGCTGATGTCAAAGTAGATGCCTCTTTTCGTCGAATACCGAAAAATGCCATCTGCTTTCACGTATGGAAAATCGATGAAGATCGTTTGGAAGCTGAACCTAAATCTCAATATGGTACGTTTCTAGATGATTGTGCCTATATCATATATGCTGCAGCTCCTGTGGGTTCATATGTCAATCAAGATACTATA ACCCGCGAAGTGAAACCTTCTGTAAATCTAGAACGTTTTATACACTTTTGGCTGGGCGAAAAAGTTTCCGAGCAAAAGCGTTCCAATGTGGCACATAAAATACAAGAGCTGGACTCTTATTTTAGCAATGTTGCGGTGGAGTATCGGGAGACGCAAAATAATGAAAGTGCCCGTTTTCTGTCCTACTTTAAAAGGGGCTTAAC cATCAAATGTGGCCTACTGGTAACTTCTTCCGACCCAAATCGCTTGTATCAGGTGTATGGTCGTAAATGGCTGCGTTGCATTGAAATGAAATCAATAGCCTGGGAACATTTTGGAGCTGATTATGTTATGCTCTTGGCCACAGCCAATCATTTCTATGTTTGGATTGGTCGTTCCAGCAGTAGCATTGAGCGCCGCAATGCCATAGATTTGGCCAATAAATGGCAGACGGATCCCAGCAAAATCACCATTGTGGATGATGGCTATGAACAATCCATGCCCGATAAATGTAAAAATGAATGGAATACCTTTCTGCCCCTATCACAAAGGGCTGTGTGCCAGAACTCCCCGGCAATCGAGAAGCCCATATGCAACAAATTGAAAATCTACAAATGTTGCTATCGCAATAATCGCCTACATTTGGATCAATTGGATGTGGTCATACCTACCAGAGAGGATTTTAGTGATTCCACTACAGCCTATGTGTTGGATGGTTTCTCTCAGGGTGTATGGTTGTGGGTGGGTAGTCAGGCCACACAACAGGACAAGACCAGCGCCATGGGCAATGGTAGGGCTTTTGTAAAGAAG aaaaaatatcctTATAGCACTCCTGTTATACGGGTCATTGAAGGTCACGAACCCTCGGAATTTATACGTCTTTTTCCCTCTTGGCATAGCGAGAGCAATGATATGCATATGAAACCAATTTCCACCATATTGGGAAAATTCGATTCCATGACTTTGTGTCAAAGACCCAAAATGGCTGCCGAAACTCAACTCATAGATGATGGCACGGGTGAGCGTAAAATCTATCGCATTACCAAGGATCAAGTGATCGAAATGCCAACCACAAAAGCAGTCTACTTCAACACTCATAATGCATATGTGATCCAATACACGGTGGTG AGTTGGTCCATGAATCCCAATGACAGTGAAAGTGTTGGCATCAAACACATCATCTACCAATGGAATGGTTCGGAGGCTTCTGCCGATATCACCAGCAAAGCGGAAAAATTTGCTATAAATCTTTTCGAATCGATAAATTCAAAGTCCATGTACATTCAAATGGGTGAATACGATGAGACACCACATTTCCTGCAAATGTTTGAGGGGAAACTTATTATACTACTCAGCGAAAAGGATATTCCAGTCATACAgagtaataataacaacaacaccatcATAACCAATGGACATGAGGAAAAGGACACTCTAATATTGAAAGTCTATGGTGATTCTACCTACAATGCAAAGGCTGTGGAAGTTTATCCGCTGGTCTCTATGTCATCCAAAGAATGCTATGTGGTTAAATCACAACATGTCTGGGTATGGTGTGGCCAATCTTCAACCGGCGATGCTCGTGAATTGGCCAAAAATGTTGGTGCTTTATTGGGTGAGAGTTCCTTGGCCTTGGAGGGCAAGGAACCCAAAGAGTTCTGGCGTTCCGTGACAAATCTCATGAACCAAAGTCTTATACTCAATGGATTGAATCAAAGTCACAATTCATTGAATACCAGCAATGGCGGTAGTTCCAGCATGGGTAGCCCCTCGCCCATCAACTCGAATGGTAGTGTAACTGGCAACACTCAATATCTTACATCGCCCAGCACAAAGACACCACGATTCCAAGCACAACTATTTGCGGTCTGGACTTTGCGCAATAAATTCTTTTGCGAGGAGATTTTAGGTTATGATCAAACGGACTTGTCGCCAGAGTGTGCTTACATTTTAGATGCAGGCATCATTAGCTATGTGTGGCTGGGCAAAAATGTGTCCACCTATGAGAAAGACAAATACCTAAGTATGGCTCAGAATTATTTGGAAACGGTGCCAATTGCACGGCGACCGACCACAGCCATTGGGGTGATACGCCAACATGATGAGCCCAAtgtttttaagggattttttgaTAACTGGAACACAAACCTGTGGAAT AGCTATGTAAATTATGAACAGACACGCCAAATATTATCCAAAGGTTCACCAAGTCTTACCAATGGCAATGGTGTTGCTCCCTTGAATGGAGAAAATGGCAAATTACCTCCTTCCATTTTGAACAACCAAAAAGATTTTGATCGTCATCAGAAATATCCCATTGCGATATTGCAACAAGAAATCGATTTGCTGCCAGAGGAGATTAATCCTCTGAAAAGAGAG GTACACTTAACCCATGATGACTTTGTTTCCCTATTCAACATGTCCTTCTATCAATTCGATGAATTACCCGCATGGAAAAAGCAAGAACTTAAGAAGAAACATAAACTATTTTAA
- the LOC106081720 gene encoding villin-like protein quail isoform X1, translated as MATKTLQYNFIQKEVRPNTIADVKVDASFRRIPKNAICFHVWKIDEDRLEAEPKSQYGTFLDDCAYIIYAAAPVGSYVNQDTITREVKPSVNLERFIHFWLGEKVSEQKRSNVAHKIQELDSYFSNVAVEYRETQNNESARFLSYFKRGLTIKCGLLVTSSDPNRLYQVYGRKWLRCIEMKSIAWEHFGADYVMLLATANHFYVWIGRSSSSIERRNAIDLANKWQTDPSKITIVDDGYEQSMPDKCKNEWNTFLPLSQRAVCQNSPAIEKPICNKLKIYKCCYRNNRLHLDQLDVVIPTREDFSDSTTAYVLDGFSQGVWLWVGSQATQQDKTSAMGNGRAFVKKKKYPYSTPVIRVIEGHEPSEFIRLFPSWHSESNDMHMKPISTILGKFDSMTLCQRPKMAAETQLIDDGTGERKIYRITKDQVIEMPTTKAVYFNTHNAYVIQYTVVSWSMNPNDSESVGIKHIIYQWNGSEASADITSKAEKFAINLFESINSKSMYIQMGEYDETPHFLQMFEGKLIILLSEKDIPVIQSNNNNNTIITNGHEEKDTLILKVYGDSTYNAKAVEVYPLVSMSSKECYVVKSQHVWVWCGQSSTGDARELAKNVGALLGESSLALEGKEPKEFWRSVTNLMNQSLILNGLNQSHNSLNTSNGGSSSMGSPSPINSNGSVTGNTQYLTSPSTKTPRFQAQLFAVWTLRNKFFCEEILGYDQTDLSPECAYILDAGIISYVWLGKNVSTYEKDKYLSMAQNYLETVPIARRPTTAIGVIRQHDEPNVFKGFFDNWNTNLWNSYVNYEQTRQILSKGSPSLTNGNGVAPLNGENGKLPPSILNNQKDFDRHQKYPIAILQQEIDLLPEEINPLKREVHLTHDDFVSLFNMSFYQFDELPAWKKQELKKKHKLF; from the exons gAGGTTCGCCCCAATACCATCGCTGATGTCAAAGTAGATGCCTCTTTTCGTCGAATACCGAAAAATGCCATCTGCTTTCACGTATGGAAAATCGATGAAGATCGTTTGGAAGCTGAACCTAAATCTCAATATGGTACGTTTCTAGATGATTGTGCCTATATCATATATGCTGCAGCTCCTGTGGGTTCATATGTCAATCAAGATACTATA ACCCGCGAAGTGAAACCTTCTGTAAATCTAGAACGTTTTATACACTTTTGGCTGGGCGAAAAAGTTTCCGAGCAAAAGCGTTCCAATGTGGCACATAAAATACAAGAGCTGGACTCTTATTTTAGCAATGTTGCGGTGGAGTATCGGGAGACGCAAAATAATGAAAGTGCCCGTTTTCTGTCCTACTTTAAAAGGGGCTTAAC cATCAAATGTGGCCTACTGGTAACTTCTTCCGACCCAAATCGCTTGTATCAGGTGTATGGTCGTAAATGGCTGCGTTGCATTGAAATGAAATCAATAGCCTGGGAACATTTTGGAGCTGATTATGTTATGCTCTTGGCCACAGCCAATCATTTCTATGTTTGGATTGGTCGTTCCAGCAGTAGCATTGAGCGCCGCAATGCCATAGATTTGGCCAATAAATGGCAGACGGATCCCAGCAAAATCACCATTGTGGATGATGGCTATGAACAATCCATGCCCGATAAATGTAAAAATGAATGGAATACCTTTCTGCCCCTATCACAAAGGGCTGTGTGCCAGAACTCCCCGGCAATCGAGAAGCCCATATGCAACAAATTGAAAATCTACAAATGTTGCTATCGCAATAATCGCCTACATTTGGATCAATTGGATGTGGTCATACCTACCAGAGAGGATTTTAGTGATTCCACTACAGCCTATGTGTTGGATGGTTTCTCTCAGGGTGTATGGTTGTGGGTGGGTAGTCAGGCCACACAACAGGACAAGACCAGCGCCATGGGCAATGGTAGGGCTTTTGTAAAGAAG aaaaaatatcctTATAGCACTCCTGTTATACGGGTCATTGAAGGTCACGAACCCTCGGAATTTATACGTCTTTTTCCCTCTTGGCATAGCGAGAGCAATGATATGCATATGAAACCAATTTCCACCATATTGGGAAAATTCGATTCCATGACTTTGTGTCAAAGACCCAAAATGGCTGCCGAAACTCAACTCATAGATGATGGCACGGGTGAGCGTAAAATCTATCGCATTACCAAGGATCAAGTGATCGAAATGCCAACCACAAAAGCAGTCTACTTCAACACTCATAATGCATATGTGATCCAATACACGGTGGTG AGTTGGTCCATGAATCCCAATGACAGTGAAAGTGTTGGCATCAAACACATCATCTACCAATGGAATGGTTCGGAGGCTTCTGCCGATATCACCAGCAAAGCGGAAAAATTTGCTATAAATCTTTTCGAATCGATAAATTCAAAGTCCATGTACATTCAAATGGGTGAATACGATGAGACACCACATTTCCTGCAAATGTTTGAGGGGAAACTTATTATACTACTCAGCGAAAAGGATATTCCAGTCATACAgagtaataataacaacaacaccatcATAACCAATGGACATGAGGAAAAGGACACTCTAATATTGAAAGTCTATGGTGATTCTACCTACAATGCAAAGGCTGTGGAAGTTTATCCGCTGGTCTCTATGTCATCCAAAGAATGCTATGTGGTTAAATCACAACATGTCTGGGTATGGTGTGGCCAATCTTCAACCGGCGATGCTCGTGAATTGGCCAAAAATGTTGGTGCTTTATTGGGTGAGAGTTCCTTGGCCTTGGAGGGCAAGGAACCCAAAGAGTTCTGGCGTTCCGTGACAAATCTCATGAACCAAAGTCTTATACTCAATGGATTGAATCAAAGTCACAATTCATTGAATACCAGCAATGGCGGTAGTTCCAGCATGGGTAGCCCCTCGCCCATCAACTCGAATGGTAGTGTAACTGGCAACACTCAATATCTTACATCGCCCAGCACAAAGACACCACGATTCCAAGCACAACTATTTGCGGTCTGGACTTTGCGCAATAAATTCTTTTGCGAGGAGATTTTAGGTTATGATCAAACGGACTTGTCGCCAGAGTGTGCTTACATTTTAGATGCAGGCATCATTAGCTATGTGTGGCTGGGCAAAAATGTGTCCACCTATGAGAAAGACAAATACCTAAGTATGGCTCAGAATTATTTGGAAACGGTGCCAATTGCACGGCGACCGACCACAGCCATTGGGGTGATACGCCAACATGATGAGCCCAAtgtttttaagggattttttgaTAACTGGAACACAAACCTGTGGAAT AGCTATGTAAATTATGAACAGACACGCCAAATATTATCCAAAGGTTCACCAAGTCTTACCAATGGCAATGGTGTTGCTCCCTTGAATGGAGAAAATGGCAAATTACCTCCTTCCATTTTGAACAACCAAAAAGATTTTGATCGTCATCAGAAATATCCCATTGCGATATTGCAACAAGAAATCGATTTGCTGCCAGAGGAGATTAATCCTCTGAAAAGAGAG GTACACTTAACCCATGATGACTTTGTTTCCCTATTCAACATGTCCTTCTATCAATTCGATGAATTACCCGCATGGAAAAAGCAAGAACTTAAGAAGAAACATAAACTATTTTAA
- the LOC106081722 gene encoding uncharacterized protein LOC106081722 isoform X1, whose product MFAIFFYTIIAINCVAPTKLSKRPFEFEINKFTWHKFDVLVKQFECSIVKLANSKYNTGLMFELSKEMPRNLNLGLVICVKPQKGRKFIKFMDTKVNVCNLLEHVMAVPIMKYIMEKVTRNSNIPISCPLRGNYIYNITNVEISSEIFPPYTPVTEFNFTLNLLDTKKIYATYTIEGETKRIS is encoded by the exons ATGTTtgctatatttttttatacaattatTGCAATCAATTGTGTGGCCCCAACTAAG TTATCCAAACGACCATTCGAGTTTGAAATTAACAAATTCACCTGGCACAAATTCGATGTTCTTGTAAAACAATTCGAATGTAGTATTGTAAAACTGGCCAATAGCAAATACAATACCGGCCTGATGTTTGAACTGTCCAAGGAAATGCCCAGGAATTTGAATCTGGGATTGGTGATTTGTGTTAAACCTCAAAAAGGTcgcaaatttataaaattcatgGACACCAAAGTCAATGTATGCAATCTATTGGAGCATGTTATGGCCGTACCCATAATGAAGTACATTATGGAAAAAGTTACTAGAAATAGCAATATCCCAATATCGTGCCCTTTACGAGGG AATTATATTTATAATATAACAAATGTGGAAATTAGTTCGGAGATCTTCCCACCTTATACGCCAGTTACTGaatttaattttactttaaacTTGCTcgacacaaaaaaaatatatgccaCATACACCATTGAGGGAGagacaaaacgaatatcgtaa
- the LOC106081722 gene encoding uncharacterized protein LOC106081722 isoform X2: protein MFAIFFYTIIAINCVAPTKLSKRPFEFEINKFTWHKFDVLVKQFECSIVKLANSKYNTGLMFELSKEMPRNLNLGLVICVKPQKGRKFIKFMDTKVNVCNLLEHVMAVPIMKYIMEKVTRNSNIPISCPLRGTTNFSELYL from the exons ATGTTtgctatatttttttatacaattatTGCAATCAATTGTGTGGCCCCAACTAAG TTATCCAAACGACCATTCGAGTTTGAAATTAACAAATTCACCTGGCACAAATTCGATGTTCTTGTAAAACAATTCGAATGTAGTATTGTAAAACTGGCCAATAGCAAATACAATACCGGCCTGATGTTTGAACTGTCCAAGGAAATGCCCAGGAATTTGAATCTGGGATTGGTGATTTGTGTTAAACCTCAAAAAGGTcgcaaatttataaaattcatgGACACCAAAGTCAATGTATGCAATCTATTGGAGCATGTTATGGCCGTACCCATAATGAAGTACATTATGGAAAAAGTTACTAGAAATAGCAATATCCCAATATCGTGCCCTTTACGAGGG ACAACTAACTTTTCAGAATTATATTTATAA